In Rhododendron vialii isolate Sample 1 chromosome 9a, ASM3025357v1, the following are encoded in one genomic region:
- the LOC131299671 gene encoding uncharacterized protein LOC131299671 codes for MVSPVSDLEIKETFWSINPSKAPGPDGYNGGFFRKAWSGQLLTRANSTIIALVPKILNPSKVGDFRPISCCNTIYKCISKILAKRLQSILSLLIDPVQSSFVKGRRIADNIFLTQELMRGYHKSSPSPRCAMKADIMKAYDNVRWEFLWDVLSAMNFHPTMIKWLQACVTTANYSLCINGEVTGYIKGRKDDHMIFCKGERPFVKLIQVALIEFEALSGLSLSPGKCSIFFSGVSVGIKETIMQELGFQEGFLPVRYLGVPLLSTRLKAIDCRRLVDSITSKTKSWTNRDLTFAGSVQLIKNILFLMQTYWSSLFILPKKVIKEVESILRAFLWSVPDLKRTGAKVAWEHLYAPKDEGGLGFKSLEVWNKVAVAKHIWFLISGGEQSMWCQWVKSYLLKGRNFWRLKMPSNPSWVWRKLVNLRILVQL; via the exons ATGGTCTCACCAGTTTCAGATTTGGAGATCAAAGAGACCTTTTGGTCCATCAATCCTTCCAAGGCTCCAGGCCCTGATGGGTACAATGGTGGGTTTTTTAGGAAAGCTTG GTCTGGACAATTGCTCACCAGAGCTAACTCCACTATTATTGCCCTTGTCCCTAAGATACTTAACCCTTCCAAGGTGGGTGACTTTAGGCCCATTTCATGCTGCAATACCATTTACAAATGCATCTCTAAGATTTTAGCCAAGAGATTGCAATCTATTCTCTCTTTGCTCATAGATCCTGTTCAATCAAGTTTTGTGAAGGGTAGGAGAATAGCAGATAACATATTCCTCACCCAAGAACTCATGAGAGGTTATCATAAGTCATCTCCTTCTCCAAGGTGTGCCATGAAAGCTGATATAATGAAAGCTTATGATAATGTTAGGTGGGAGTTTCTATGGGATGTTCTTTCTGCAATGAACTTTCATCCTACCATGATCAAATGGCTACAAGCTTGTGTAACCACTGCAAATTACTCACTTTGTATTAATGGGGAAGTGACGGGTTACATTAAGGGTAGGAAGG ATGATCATATGATATTTTGCAAAGGTGAGCGTCCATTTGTCAAACTCATCCAGGTTGCATTGATAGAGTTTGAGGCTCTTTCTGGTCTCTCTCTTAGCCCAGGGAAGTGTAGCATATTCTTCTCTGGAGTTAGTGTGGGAATTAAGGAGACTATTATGCAGGAGCTGGGATTCCAGGAGGGTTTCCTGCCAGTGAGATATCTAGGAGTCCCATTACTATCTACTAGACTCAAAGCTATCGATTGTCGGAGATTAGTAGATAGTATTACTTCCAAAACTAAGAGTTGGACTAATAGGGACCTTACCTTTGCTGGGAGCGTTCAGCTTATCAAGAACATTTTGTTCTTGATGCAAACTTATTGGTCATCCTTGTTCATCTTACCAAAGAAGGTCATCAAGGAAGTTGAATCTATTCTTCGGGCCTTTTTATGGTCTGTCCCTGACCTTAAAAGAACAGGGGCTAAGGTGGCTTGGGAGCATCTCTATGCTCCTAAAGATGAGGGAGGTCTTGGTTTCAAATCTTTGGAGGTTTGGAATAAGGTTGCGGTTGCCAAGCATATTTGGTTCTTGATATCAGGGGGTGAACAATCAATGTGGTGCCAATGGGTTAAGTCCTATTTATTAAAAGGAAGGAACTTTTGGAGGCTTAAAATGCCTAGTAATCCCTCATGGGTTTGGAGGAAGTTAGTTAATTTAAGAATTCTAGTCcaactgtag
- the LOC131299672 gene encoding uncharacterized protein LOC131299672 — protein MQPVKDQPSHISAWVKLRDLPLELWNQECLSRVASTIGKPLHVDQTTTKTSRQPGLHQTTSTSARICIEISVVHELPKEVRITVEGESVVVPIEYQVLPQMCKLCQVFGHSTAHCSKKLPPTTSPINQEWTIVSNGKPKNNTTQTCSTSSTSPGSPKHAADPQVELTDLEDEFKKVRESIVSSSKETLILFQDEMPIPQLSRTVSSPHCPSTSLPHEINEEAANTSKDSVSLSQLTPVHNGSLQEVDGKNKEISSFGQQADSPNSAAPIARLAAKKAAKIAAKLKVQEPLDPCAISDIKLKMGGSNKAAQLGKQKNFAKGSSHKSGK, from the coding sequence ATGCAGCCAGTCAAAGATCAACCTTCTCATATTTCGGCATGGGTTAAATTACGGGACCTCCCTCTAGAGCTATGGAACCAGGAGTGTCTGAGTAGGGTGGCTAGTACTATTGGTAAGCCACTTCATGTGGATCAAACCACAACTAAGACCTCCAGACAACCAGGTCTTCATCAAACCACGTCGACCAGTGCTAGGATATGCATTGAGATCAGTGTTGTACATGAACTCCCTAAAGAAGTGAGAATTACAGTGGAGGGAGAATCAGTTGTAGTGCCCATTGAGTATCAAGTGTTACCTCAAATGTGTAAGCTGTGCCAAGTGTTTGGCCATTCTACTGCCCATTGCTCTAAGAAATTACCCCCAACAACCAGTCCGATCAATCAAGAATGGACCATAGTGAGCAATGGAAAACCCAAGAATAACACTACTCAAACTTGCTCTACCTCCTCTACTTCACCAGGCTCTCCCAAGCATGCTGCTGACCCTCAAGTAGAGCTTACTGATCTAGAAGATGAATTCAAAAAGGTGCGAGAGAGTATTGTGAGTAGTTCTAAGGAAACTTTGATCCTTTTTCAAGATGAGATGCCTATCCCTCAGCTGTCCAGAACTGTCAGTTCTCCACATTGTCCTTCCACTAGCTTACCCCATGAAATCAATGAAGAAGCTGCCAATACTTCTAAAGATTCAGTTTCATTGTCTCAGCTAACTCCTGTGCACAATGGCTCCTTACAAGAGGTGGATGGCAAAAATAAGGAAATTAGCTCATTTGGTCAGCAGGCTGATTCTCCTAATTCTGCTGCTCCAATAGCCAGATTAGCAGCTAAGAAAGCTGCCAAAATAGCTGCCAAACTCAAAGTCCAAGAACCCCTTGATCCCTGTGCCATTTCAGACATCAAATTAAAGATGGGGGGTTCCAATAAAGCAGCGCAGCTTGGGAAACAGAAGAACTTTGCTAAAGGTTCTTCTCACAAATCAGGGAAGTAA